TTAAATCCATCTTCAATCGTCGGAATGATCTCGACCATTTCAAAATAGGGCTTGGTAATAAGTTCCGAGTCCCTGAGCCGCTCAATCACGAAGTAAAACGCCTGCATATCTTCTGCCTGAAACATGGCGACATCCGTGCATTTTGTCGTAAACGCCTCGGCATCGAACATTCTTAACGTGACTGAACTGTCGGCAAGAACGGTGGATAATACGCTGTCGGCAATCCG
The nucleotide sequence above comes from Nissabacter sp. SGAir0207. Encoded proteins:
- a CDS encoding darcynin family protein; protein product: MNVQPYEALMITIFVLLKTTKEWLRLARAERNRIADSVLSTVLADSSVTLRMFDAEAFTTKCTDVAMFQAEDMQAFYFVIERLRDSELITKPYFEMVEIIPTIEDGFKAFEKANVSQTE